A genome region from Eremothecium cymbalariae DBVPG#7215 chromosome 4, complete sequence includes the following:
- the PRP31 gene encoding U4/U6-U5 snRNP complex subunit PRP31 (similar to Ashbya gossypii ADR032W): protein MDLLNELDNDFSEVYESETEAVVKQAVPREGNVDTFPDKLAQLIKNSKSNAGAMRSFIMPLAVEIHLWVLDGNPELKVLNQLQRLIQDEILSVYNEVVSNYNKRFPELPNVVSEQEKYVSVVKELEARPDVPELGKLLNKEQMLLVSMTMQTGFHKEYKVDSPVIAELIDQYEVLHALKSDITTYISKKMHTIAPNVCALVGQEVAAALLTYTGGMKELSEIPSCNLASIGKTKHLSHVQQLDTSGVRQKGYIFDCELVQSQPEALQKQALRMICAKLALASRVDYLHHQENTHGSLGATWKEEILDKLNKIQDHPNIANVKPLPIPEDKPKKQRAGRRFRKYKEKFRLSNLRQLQNRVEFGVQEVTSLDIFGEEVGIGMATSSTSIAAASNKNAAKLRKKMKGRVEMANKESAVFFESDERATMSNLSAPSIGVTEYNTDSTKKQEKHTQTNQWYAKHLKK, encoded by the coding sequence ATGGATCTTTTAAATGAGTTAGATAACGACTTTAGTGAGGTATATGAGTCCGAAACTGAAGCGGTCGTGAAGCAAGCAGTACCCAGAGAAGGTAATGTTGATACGTTTCCCGATAAACTGGCACAGTTGATTAAGAATTCCAAGAGCAATGCAGGTGCAATGCGAAGTTTTATTATGCCGTTGGCAGTGGAGATACATTTATGGGTTTTAGATGGTAACCCAGAGTTGAAAGTTCTGAACCAGCTACAGCGGTTGATACAGGATGAAATCCTCTCAGTGTACAACGAGGTGGTATCTAATTATAATAAGAGATTTCCAGAACTGCCAAATGTTGTGTCGGAACAGGAGAAGTACGTTTCTGTGGTGAAAGAATTGGAGGCGCGTCCCGATGTTCCAGAACTGGGGAAGCTGTTGAATAAGGAACAAATGCTGCTGGTGTCTATGACGATGCAAACGGGGTTTCACAAGGAGTATAAGGTAGATTCCCCTGTTATTGCGGAGTTAATTGATCAGTACGAGGTTCTACACGCACTCAAAAGCGACATTACCACgtatatttcaaagaaaatgCACACAATTGCCCCAAACGTATGTGCCTTGGTTGGCCAGGAGGTCGCTGCTGCGCTGCTAACGTACACAGGAGGTATGAAGGAATTGAGCGAAATACCTAGCTGTAACCTAGCCTCTATTGGCAAGACCAAACACCTCTCCCATGTGCAACAGCTGGACACCTCTGGCGTACGACAGAAGGGATATATCTTTGACTGCGAATTGGTGCAATCGCAACCGGAAGCATTACAGAAGCAAGCTCTGCGCATGATATGCGCCAAGTTAGCTCTGGCATCCAGGGTCGACTATTTACACCACCAAGAAAACACACACGGTTCCTTGGGCGCAACCtggaaagaagaaattcTTGACAAGCTTAACAAGATCCAAGATCATCCTAACATCGCCAATGTCAAACCGTTACCAATACCTGAAGATAAGCCGAAAAAACAACGTGCAGGACGTAGATTCAGGAAGTACAAGGAAAAGTTCCGCCTCTCCAACCTCCGCCAACTGCAGAATAGAGTTGAATTCGGCGTACAAGAGGTGACTTCTTTAGATATCTTTGGCGAAGAAGTAGGTATAGGAATGGCCACATCTTCCACATCCATAGCAGCAGCCAGCAACAAGAATGCAGCGAAGCTGCGTAAGAAAATGAAGGGAAGAGTAGAAATGGCAAATAAGGAATCTGCAGtcttttttgaatctgATGAACGAGCAACAATGTCAAACCTATCTGCCCCCAGCATCGGTGTCACAGAATACAATACTGATAGCACCAAAAAACAAGAGAAACACACCCAAACGAACCAGTGGTATGCAAAGCATCTAAAGAAATAG
- the RPC40 gene encoding DNA-directed RNA polymerase core subunit RPC40 (similar to Ashbya gossypii ADR031C) — protein sequence MSNIVGIEYNRVTNTTSTDFPGYSHNEDFSWDVNKFRDTMDVQISHLDDREANFDLIHIDASIANAFRRIMISEVPSVAAEYVYFFNNTSVIQDEVLAHRIGLVPLKVDPDMLTWVDKSLPEAERFTDENTVVMSLNVKCTANPDAPKGSTDPKELYNNAHIYSRDLKFEPQGKQLDSFAKHPVLPTDPDILLAKLRPGQEISLRVHCILGVGGDHAKFSPVCTASYRLMPHIDILETIQGEDATKFVKCFPPGVAAIDEKGEAYIKDARKDTVSREVLRHPEFEGKVKLGRVKDHFIFNVESTGAMTPEEIFFKSVRILKNKAEYLKNCPITQ from the coding sequence ATGTCAAATATTGTTGGTATCGAGTATAATCGTGTTACAAATACTACCTCAACAGATTTCCCAGGTTATTCTCATAATGAAGACTTTTCCTGGGATGTGAACAAATTTAGAGATACAATGGACGTTCAAATTTCCCATTTAGATGATAGAGAAGCgaattttgatttaattCATATTGATGCTTCTATTGCGAATGCTTTTCGTCGTATCATGATCTCAGAAGTACCTTCCGTAGCTGCTGAGTATgtttatttctttaacaacACCTCCGTTATCCAAGATGAGGTGCTAGCACATAGAATAGGTTTAGTTCCACTAAAAGTGGATCCGGACATGTTAACCTGGGTTGATAAGTCATTACCGGAAGCTGAAAGATTTACTGATGAAAATACCGTTGTTATGTCTCTCAACGTGAAATGCACTGCCAACCCAGATGCTCCAAAAGGTTCCACTGATCCAAAGGAGTTATACAACAATGCACACATATATTCTCGTGACCTGAAGTTTGAGCCACAAGGGAAGCAACTGGATAGCTTCGCAAAACATCCTGTTCTACCTACGGATCCAGATATTCTGTTAGCAAAGCTAAGACCAGGTCAAGAAATTTCTCTAAGGGTGCATTGTATTCTAGGTGTTGGAGGTGACCATGCCAAATTTTCCCCGGTGTGTACTGCTTCATACAGACTGATGCCTCACATCGATATATTGGAAACCATCCAAGGAGAAGATGCAACGAAATTTGTCAAGTGTTTTCCACCCGGTGTAGCCGCAATTGATGAGAAGGGAGAGGCATATATAAAAGATGCTAGGAAGGACACTGTCTCCAGAGAAGTTCTTAGACATCCCGAGTTTGAGGGAAAGGTAAAGTTGGGAAGGGTTAAAGACCATTTTATATTTAACGTGGAAAGCACCGGTGCAATGACTCCTGAAGAGATATTCTTCAAGAGTGTTAGAATACTTAAAAATAAGGCCGAATATCTAAAGAACTGTCCAATCACCCAATAA
- the GLD1 gene encoding Gld1p (similar to Ashbya gossypii ADR030W) has translation MDVAAYKRTHRSMVRRKFREKLVEHLGLLGYAVIVIGYMKYGGSIIVFFMRCMLQSALVTPFPNHEQRMRGFSIAGTVRGFPAMPGNTNPNPVVSQDERMQAQDLQDIATEFFLKIQWVLFHAVFTFNWLVILSWIIWPTDYQAMLGFYKYDKHSDLANAPSPFNNDNYLIQGEWRGTWFMEFIGEAIPSSNKKGNLMAICYQFMILISQFGLYMLSCIYFSPLRGNQLSENDEDACNDGDGYDGSITIVTVDPVEAVRVVHGITIDSQGHEESPSAMV, from the coding sequence ATGGACGTTGCTGCATATAAAAGAACCCACAGGTCAATGGTTCGTCGAAAGTTTAGAGAAAAGTTAGTTGAGCATCTAGGGTTACTTGGTTATGCAGTTATAGTTATAGGTTATATGAAATATGGTGGGAGTataatagtattttttATGAGATGTATGTTACAATCAGCCCTTGTAACGCCTTTTCCTAATCACGAACAAAGAATGAGGGGGTTTAGCATTGCTGGCACTGTACGAGGGTTCCCTGCTATGCCTGGAAATACAAATCCGAACCCTGTAGTAAGTCAAGATGAACGTATGCAAGCACAGGACCTTCAAGACATAGCGACtgaattctttttaaagataCAGTGGGTACTTTTCCATGCAGTATTTACATTTAACTGGTTAGTGATTTTGAGTTGGATAATATGGCCTACTGATTATCAGGCTATGTTGGGATTTTACAAATACGATAAGCATTCTGATTTAGCGAATGCCCCATCTCCGTTTAATAATGACAACTATTTGATCCAAGGAGAATGGAGAGGAACTTGGTTTATGGAGTTCATTGGTGAAGCTATTCCAAGTTCTAATAAAAAGGGTAATTTAATGGCTATTTGTTACCAGTTCATGATACTTATATCTCAATTTGGATTGTATATGCTTTCCTGTATTTATTTTTCCCCTTTAAGGGGGAACCAACTTTCAGAGAATGATGAGGATGCGTGCAATGACGGTGATGGGTACGATGGTAGTATTACGATAGTGACTGTGGATCCAGTGGAGGCTGTTAGGGTCGTACATGGCATTACAATAGATAGTCAAGGGCATGAGGAATCTCCGTCGGCAATGGTTTAA
- the UTP22 gene encoding rRNA-processing protein UTP22 (similar to Ashbya gossypii ADR029W), giving the protein MGPAKRYASDVVDGVESAVSKKALIGPKFDARGQEEGSMRHYPGDVDGGTNDSDMEREEDSGVDDTDTDSDDAIARGDNKGQKPQYEKSRVSAQDIQLATEAAELFKSNIFKLQIDELLQQVKLQDLHVLTVEKFLHKLYDIIQEIPEWGEKSFDEVELFFKGKVVSVPFCDPKPSSSTQYKFSYRTPDVSLIGSFALKSAIYQPQGSSIDVLLTMPEELFEKKDFLNFRCLHKRSVYLAYFTHHLSILLRKNGLDFLHLEYTYFNNDPLQPILTISCGEQSASEFNFYKTRFSINVVVGIPYGVFDSKKLLPNKNCIRVDKDNNTTPTPFYNFSVLSCSTHDHYLKYLYREKKQSEAFTEACVLGRLWLSQRGFDSSMSYSNSLGGFGHFEFAALMAALLNGGGVNGNKILLHGFSSYQLFRGTIKYLATMDLCSQGHLQFHSDLDSSVNPPSKYMAEGFEVPTIFDKTTKVNILSKISVNGYSMLKLYSQETLLMLSDVVKDQFSNIFLTKLDKVQQVNYDLCYDLELPTGRELLSKFGFLEKVRFTSFEAFWINKIANVIKIALADRIKAVSIDLVGQRKVFPLSKRKPAGAINFTSIKIKMLVNPMESEKLVTKGPSNSDEFAAEAAQFKNFWGKKASLRRFKDGSIMHCCLWSMSSSEPVITSILDYVMKQHLSEDAVLSAQHTRKFHNLLPLPNLPGSSKTSLLNLTSFQNLKKSFDNLYRIIFQLKLPLSIKSILPVGSAFRYTSMSQPVPYAYSNPDFLQDVILEFETSPKWPDEILSLEKAKAAFLLKIQDQVMTNHGDQYNCYFSNDDSIPYNLDIVTLNILTPEGYGFKFRVLTERDEVMYLRAISNARNELKPELERTFLKFTAKYQASIRHSRTMELISHSFPFLSPVIRLFKKWLDVHLLMGHFSEELVELIAVKPFVDPYPYFVPGSLENGFLKVLKFLSEWNWKEEPLILDLVRPEDFEDLTETSLGATDLDSRTMKKLSERLNLQQYKSIQSNFNSLRHEDPQGLNVQFFIASKNDPSGILYSRFVPLPIATRLTALAKVAINLVQLHGLNKQTIDLLFTPALKDYDFVVKLKSPTSLRLSSGILSSTGFKNLENQPTKFPEDLNELSEKMDPTCQLVKYLNMKYKNSIIFSSHVNMGASSQKGDENVITGLIRPVFKAPLKFKANMDCNVKPIDKETVELNKDAIFHEIAAFGKELVVQFETN; this is encoded by the coding sequence ATGGGTCCTGCGAAGAGATATGCATCAGATGTTGTGGATGGGGTGGAATCGGCAGTTAGCAAGAAGGCTTTAATTGGCCCTAAATTTGATGCAAGAGGACAGGAAGAGGGTTCAATGCGTCATTATCCGGGTGATGTAGATGGAGGCACAAATGACAGTGATATGGAAAGGGAAGAGGATTCAGGAGTGGATGATACAGATACGGATAGCGATGATGCTATTGCTAGAGGAGACAACAAGGGTCAGAAGCCACAGTACGAGAAATCTAGAGTGAGTGCTCAAGATATTCAGCTTGCTACAGAGGCGGCAGAGTTGTTTAAATCCAACATTTTCAAGTTGCAGATCGATGAACTTCTGCAGCAGGTGAAGTTGCAGGATTTGCATGTATTAACGGTTGAGAAGTTTTTACACAAGTTGtatgatattattcaagAGATTCCTGAGTGGGGGGAGAAATCGTTTGACGAGGTGGAGTTGTTTTTCAAAGGTAAGGTGGTTAGTGTTCCATTTTGCGATCCTAAGCCTTCTAGTTCTACACAGTATAAGTTTAGCTACAGGACTCCAGATGTGTCTTTAATTGGATCCTTCGCATTGAAATCAGCGATATATCAACCGCAGGGGTCTTCAATTGATGTTCTGTTGACAATGCCTGAGgagttgtttgaaaagaaggacTTTTTGAATTTCAGATGTCTACACAAGAGAAGCGTTTACTTAGCATACTTTACTCATCATTTATCTATccttttaagaaaaaatgGTTTAGACTTTTTGCATTTGGAATACACATACTTCAACAATGATCCGTTGCAACCAATTTTGACTATATCATGTGGGGAACAGTCCGCTTCAGAGTTCAACTTTTATAAGACCAGATTTTCAATTAATGTAGTGGTTGGAATACCCTATGGCGTTTTTGACTCAAAGAAACTACTGCCAAACAAGAACTGCATCAGAGTTGataaagataataataccACACCAACTCCGTTCTacaatttttcagttttatCGTGTAGTACACATGATCACTATTTGAAATACTTATACAGGGAGAAAAAACAATCTGAGGCGTTCACCGAAGCATGTGTATTGGGTAGACTCTGGCTTTCTCAAAGAGGGTTTGATTCGAGCATGTCctattccaattctttagGGGGATTTGGTCATTTCGAGTTTGCTGCTCTGATGGCGGCTTTACTTAACGGTGGTGGCGTAAATGGAAACAAGATATTATTGCATGGGTTTTCTTCTTATCAATTATTTAGGGGAACTATTAAGTATCTCGCAACTATGGACCTCTGTTCACAAGGACATCTGCAGTTCCACTCCGATTTGGATAGTTCAGTTAATCCCCCATCTAAATATATGGCTGAAGGTTTTGAGGTTCCAACGATCTTTGataaaacaacaaaagTTAATATTCTAAGCAAAATATCGGTAAATGGTTATAGCATGTTGAAACTGTATTCTCAAGAAACCTTGTTAATGCTGAGTGATGTTGTAAAAGATcaattttccaatattttcctCACAAAACTGGATAAGGTTCAGCAAGTCAACTATGATTTATGTTATGATTTAGAATTACCGACAGGAAGGGAGCTCCTGTCCAAGTTTGGTTTCCTGGAGAAGGTGAGGTTCACCTCTTTTGAAGCGTTTTGGATAAACAAGATTGCAAACGTCATAAAGATTGCATTAGCCGATAGAATTAAGGCAGTATCAATTGATTTGGTGGGGCAGAGAAAAGTATTCCCGCTTTCTAAAAGAAAACCAGCAGGTGCCATAAACTTTACCTCGATCAAGATCAAGATGTTGGTTAACCCAATGGAGTCTGAAAAATTGGTTACCAAGGGACCTAGCAACAGCGATGAATTTGCTGCAGAAGCCGCtcaatttaaaaatttctGGGGCAAAAAAGCTTCATTGCGTAGGTTTAAGGATGGTTCCATCATGCACTGTTGTCTTTGGTCCATGTCATCTAGTGAGCCTGTGATTACTTCTATACTAGACTATGTGATGAAGCAACATTTATCCGAAGATGCAGTTTTAAGCGCTCAGCATACTAGAAAATTTCATAATTTACTTCCTTTACCAAACCTACCAGGTAGTTCAAAGACATCGTTATTAAACCTAACAAGTTTCCAAAACTTAAAGAAATCTTTTGACAATCTTTACAGAATAATTTTCCAATTAAAACTCCCCCTTTCAATAAAATCGATTCTACCTGTTGGTTCTGCGTTTAGATACACTAGTATGTCTCAGCCAGTTCCATATGCATATTCAAACCCCGATTTTTTGCAAGATGTGATTTTGGAGTTTGAGACATCACCCAAGTGGCCTGATGAAATATTATCCTTGGAAAAAGCTAAAGCTGcctttttgttaaaaataCAGGATCAAGTCATGACCAATCATGGGGATCAATATAACTGTTACTTTTCTAATGATGATTCTATTCCATACAACTTGGATATTGTAACCCTCAATATTTTGACTCCAGAGGGATATGGTTTCAAATTCAGAGTCCTAACGGAGCGTGATGAAGTGATGTATTTGAGAGCCATAAGTAACGCGAGAAACGAATTAAAGCCAGAATTAGAAAGGACCTTTTTGAAGTTCACAGCCAAATACCAAGCTTCAATCAGACACAGTAGAACAATGGAATTAATCTCCCACAGTTTCCCGTTTTTGTCTCCTGTTATCCgtttgtttaaaaaatggTTAGATGTTCACTTATTGATGGGTCATTTTTCGGAGGAACTAGTAGAGTTAATTGCAGTTAAGCCATTCGTTGATCCGTATCCTTATTTTGTGCCGGGATCATTGGAAAATGGCTTTTTAAAAGtattaaaatttttaagTGAGTGGAACTGGAAGGAAGAACCGTTGATTCTGGATCTAGTAAGACCTGAAGACTTCGAGGATCTAACCGAAACAAGTCTTGGAGCAACTGATCTAGATTCAAGAACCATGAAGAAGCTTTCTGAAAGATTGAATTTGCAACAATATAAAAGCATTCAAAGTAACTTTAATAGTCTGAGGCATGAAGATCCTCAAGGCTTGAACGTACAATTTTTCATTgcatcaaaaaatgatcCAAGTGGCATTCTTTACTCTCGGTTTGTTCCGTTGCCTATCGCAACAAGACTTACTGCTCTTGCTAAAGTCGCAATAAACCTTGTCCAACTACATGGCctaaacaaacaaacaattGACTTGCTCTTTACTCCAGCCTTGAAAGATTACGACTTTGTAGTCAAGCTAAAGAGCCCCACCTCCTTAAGGTTGTCCAGCGGTATCCTGTCTTCCACCGGATTCAAGAATCTAGAAAACCAGCCAACCAAATTCCCCGAAGATTTGAACGAGCTAAGCGAAAAGATGGACCCCACATGCCAACTtgtcaaatatttgaacatgaaatataaaaacagCATCATTTTCTCTAGCCATGTAAATATGGGTGCTAGTAGCCAAAAGGGTGATGAAAATGTCATCACAGGTTTGATAAGACCAGTGTTCAAAGCACCGTTGAAATTCAAAGCGAATATGGATTGTAATGTCAAACcaattgataaagaaacTGTTGAATTAAACAAGGATGCAATATTTCATGAAATTGCTGCCTTTGGCAAAGAACTAGTAGTCCAATTTGAAACCAACTGA
- the NNF2 gene encoding Nnf2p (similar to Ashbya gossypii ADR028W), producing the protein MKEAHFSIKGFMNSHRLKDTLALLFVFVSFNNVMALCLLTSFIVASSSGHCLSSFVAKMVWVLNGTCGNKRYVISNSIKTKSLRFTWISGRVISRSKGSYRLVAFELINGWVIWLLRNRMIVGFEIIMACMLKKFGCFYFRAPIENLALSIIASNLLNSQKDLLSYATKSSIVYSLSLKISQRISTYCGYSPNISVAHSQGSVQGIVFIHPLRGTVSGRLISLLGNYIPLIRYALSFHVVVSQFYLNMRNSPRETCQSPLTFKESSNSTETSARDLNSFCVVETVAVASSSSQQGKLNTDTEVSGATTIEAVTYNPEPKVMDSSIHTSELAPAAITSSVNPQNYSNKLMQTPVGQQQVSKPASARPAFTNIIREFKVSEFMVTLPLHPQGKKNVNPSALIATTASPTEEPLDTRRFRNQCYELSLNDDNALEPDDYPCHYNVATSIAKANMENLIRRLFWYQKRYIIPILWSMFTIIRIFLTETTWLNGDENNIKETIAKHYTPAEGYYCQGTKELDVNPDHDATAIPSSEPDGSKLDANISNCKSEHGEHHTRPVVFSDHEYHKLHVVQNSLQYKRSVCLADIGSNVAVFWLEEQLGGSLIVLVNGIIWLQVSSKIVHPSTGVQREQIVISGLVPSYSYNIELFERVNNFEDYFITELLIRTASKDTGKLDYSESNFISYYHKQLISPAFSLKQAVITANVDLSEERLKLKKTKRDISRKTSSMKQELEQLKAKLAYNASQDEKSAYKIDNLKTALLQSSEHNLTLEENLKFLKTKQQSLEAEYLESKDTLWKQQLDFQKTENSLKKNLQLSNTKLAKLQHDIQQYNTKRDKLLTKHLKLRTELSQYEKEFLRFKEYFLQNRNKERNERQQIRLQKSNELELKIKGLEQDISRLERENILITDLVHPN; encoded by the coding sequence ATGAAGGAGGCTCATTTTTCGATTAAAGGATTTATGAATAGCCATAGATTAAAAGATACTTTAGCGCTGctttttgtatttgtatCCTTCAACAATGTGATGGCGCTTTGTCTTCTGACATCATTTATCGTGGCTTCTAGCTCAGGACACTGTCTTTCCAGTTTTGTAGCCAAAATGGTTTGGGTTCTTAATGGAACATGTGGCAACAAAAGATATGTTATAAGCAATAGTATTAAAACGAAGAGTTTACGATTTACATGGATTAGTGGCAGGGTTATTTCAAGAAGCAAGGGTTCTTATAGGTTGGTTGCTTTTGAGTTGATAAATGGCTGGGTAATATGGCTTCTGCGTAACCGCATGATCGTTGGGTTTGAGATTATTATGGCATGcatgttgaagaagtttggatgtttttatttcagaGCTCCTATCGAAAACTTGGCTCTGTCGATAATAGCATCTAATCTGTTGAACAGTCAGAAAGATTTGTTGAGTTACGCTACCAAATCTTCGATTGTTTATTCAttatctttaaaaatttccCAACGGATCTCAACGTATTGTGGTTACTCTCCGAATATAAGCGTTGCTCATTCTCAAGGTTCTGTGCAAGGAATAGTGTTTATACATCCTTTACGGGGGACGGTTTCTGGACGGTTAATATCTCTACTTGGCAAttatattcctttaatCAGATATGCCTTATCATTCCATGTTGTAGTATCTCAATTTTATCTCAATATGAGAAACTCACCACGTGAGACATGTCAATCACCTCTTACTTTTAAAGAATCGTCAAATTCCACTGAAACTTCTGCCAGAGATCTAAATTCATTTTGCGTAGTTGAAACAGTAGCAGTggcatcatcatcatctcaACAGGGAAAATTGAACACTGACACAGAAGTTTCTGGTGCAACGACAATAGAGGCTGTTACGTATAATCCAGAGCCAAAAGTCATGGATTCATCTATTCATACATCAGAACTGGCTCCAGCTGCTATCACTTCTAGTGTTAATCCGCAAAATTACAGTAACAAACTAATGCAAACACCTGTTGGTCAACAACAGGTTTCCAAGCCTGCCTCAGCGAGACCGGCATTTACCAATATAATAAGAGAATTTAAGGTTTCTGAATTCATGGTTACTCTACCACTGCATCCGCAGGGTAAGAAAAATGTAAATCCAAGTGCTCTCATTGCCACCACTGCCTCTCCAACGGAAGAGCCGTTAGACACACGACGTTTCAGAAATCAATGTTACGAACTCTCTCTGAATGATGACAACGCACTCGAACCAGACGATTATCCGTGTCATTATAACGTAGCGACCTCAATTGCGAAAGCAAACATGGAAAACCTTATCCGTCGACTATTTTGGTACCAAAAGCGTTACATCATTCCAATTCTATGGTCTATGTTCACGATTATCAGGATTTTTCTCACCGAGACGACATGGCTAAACGGCGACGAGAACAACATCAAGGAAACTATAGCCAAACATTATACCCCTGCAGAGGGTTATTATTGTCAAGGAACCAAGGAACTTGATGTCAATCCAGATCATGATGCAACAGCAATTCCTTCTAGTGAACCTGATGGTAGCAAATTAGATGCCAATATAAGCAACTGTAAGAGCGAACATGGTGAACATCATACAAGGCCTGTTGTCTTTTCAGATCATGAATACCATAAATTGCACGTAGTGCAGAACAGTCTGCAATACAAGCGCTCTGTCTGCCTTGCCGACATAGGCTCAAATGTGGCAGTATTTTGGCTCGAAGAACAACTCGGCGGATCCCTGATTGTGCTTGTAAATGGTATCATTTGGTTGCAggtatcatcaaaaatcgTGCATCCCTCAACTGGGGTTCAAAGGGAACAAATCGTTATAAGCGGTCTGGTTCCGTCCTATTCCTATAACATAGAACTTTTCGAAAGAGTTaacaattttgaagattacTTTATTACCGAATTATTAATTAGGACCGCCAGTAAAGACACAGGTAAGTTGGATTATTCCGAATCCAACTTTATTTCCTACTACCACAAACAGTTAATCTCGCCTGCATTCTCATTAAAACAAGCAGTAATAACTGCGAATGTAGACCTTTCTGAGGAAAGGCTAAAACTTAAAAAGACAAAGCGGGATATCAGCAGAAAAACCAGTAGTATGAAACAAGAGCTTGAACAACTAAAGGCCAAGCTTGCTTACAACGCATCtcaagatgaaaaatcagCATATAAAATTGACAATTTGAAAACCGCTCTACTACAGAGCTCAGAGCATAATCTTACATTGGAGGAAAACCTGAAATTTctgaaaacaaaacaacagaGTTTAGAAGCAGAATATTTAGAATCCAAAGATACCCTTTGGAAGCAGCAGTTGGACTTTCAAAAAACAGAAAACTCacttaaaaaaaatttgcaGCTGTCGAATACTAAACTGGCTAAACTACAACATGACATCCAACAATACAACACTAAGCGTGATAAATTACTCACTAAACATCTCAAACTCAGAACTGAACTATCACAATACGAAAAGGAATTCCTGAGattcaaagaatatttCCTCCAAAAtagaaacaaagaaagaaacGAACGACAGCAGATCAGATTACAAAAATCCAACGAACTGGAACTAAAAATAAAAGGCCTTGAACAAGACATTAGTCGTTTGGAACGCGAGAATATCCTTATCACTGATTTGGTCCACCCAAACTAG